The sequence below is a genomic window from Brassica oleracea var. oleracea cultivar TO1000 unplaced genomic scaffold, BOL UnpScaffold01274, whole genome shotgun sequence.
AAAGAACGAGAGGAATaagaatctttcttttttctatttttctctcttgtGACAAACACattatctcttctctctccctTTAGTCAAACCAATCTACTACTACTAGTTGTTCTTGAGAGTTCAATactttgtttttgataaaactTAGAAAAAGTTGTTAAGCAGAAACATTCAAAGGTGAAAcaatctctttcttttattcattttgagGAAACGATCTCATATCCATCTATCTTTTCGTCTCTTTCTCGCCGCTGGTACTTCCCGGCGATCTCGTCCTCTTCAACTTAGAACTCATCGAAATCCCCTCTGGTTCGCTTATTTTTTGCCCCTCCAAAGGTTGTGAAGCTGAACTAGAAATCTCGATTACTTCTCTGAGCTTTTTGAGTTCGCTTTTCCAGACATCTACAGGAGTTAAGGTTTCAACTTCTCCAATTTCGTGTTTTACCTTATCCCTAGCTTCTTGCAAGTCCCTAAGACTTTTTTGACTCAAGCTTGAAATTGGCAGATCCAATAGGAAGCTATAATCTGTTAAGTCCCTCCCGATTGCTTCATATTTTCCTATCACCTCCTCATAAAGCTGGGCACAACTCCTCTTTATGTCAAATCTGAATTCTCCATTCCTAACATCTGTCACAAAAAGCGACTTTGCATTCGAGCTTTTGAAGCTCGTTGTTCAGCTCCTTCAGCATACGTTCCtgtaaaaagaaaacacttGAATGAATGTTGagaataagagagagagagagagagagaaaattttGCAACCTTTCTCCTCCTACAAACATTGACTCAAAGGTGAAAcaatctctttcttttattcttttgagGAAACGATCtcatatctatctatcttttcCTCTCTTTCTCGCTGCTGGTACTTCCCGGCGATCTTGTCCTCTTCAACTTAGAACTCATCGAAATTTCGGTTACATCTCTGAGCTTTTGGAGTTCGCTTTTCCAGATAGCTTTAGGAGTTAAGGTTTCAACTTCTATAATTTTTCGGTTTACGTTTTCCCTAGCGTCTTGCAAGTCCTGAAGAGTTTCTTTGCTGCAGCTTAAAAATGACAGATCCAATAGGAAGCTATAATCTGTTAAGCCCCTCCCGGTTGCTTCATATTTTCCTTTCACCTCCTCATAAAGCTGGGCACGACTCCTCTTTATGTCAAATTTGAATTCTCCATTCATAACATCTGTCACAAAAGCAACTCTGCATTGGAGCTTTTTCAGCTCTTCTTCCAGCTCCATCAGCATATGTTTctgtaaaaataagaaaactacaTCAATCAAACACTTGAATGAATGTTGagaataagagagagagaaagtaatcTCTAATGAATTAAGACAAGTAAGAAAATTTTGCAACCTTTCTCTTATTATAGGCTTTAAGCcttgatttataaaaatcttcaaTAATTTCCTGTGGGCTTTCATATTTCTTGATCATGTCATTTTCGTCAAACAAATACATATTGCCCGTGGATAACATTGTTGTGAGTCCAAGTatttctttctcctcttctggagtcatcttcttttctgttttcttcAATTCAATCTGAATACTCACAGTGGTGTCGTTGCTTCTGTCTAGGTAGTTctgaagccaaaaaaaaaaaaaaaaaggtaccaGTAAAAAGTATGAATAAAAGATAcagaagaataaaacaaaaacaccaAAATCTTGTCTTGTACCTCGATAAAAGCAGACACTTTACCACGATTTTCCTTTCCTTTATCTAAGGAAGAAACATAATTATTCGTCCAGACTTCGATCGGAAGCTCTGTCACGAGACGGGTTTCGGCGTTACCAGAAGACTCCTCCAGTCGACCAAAAGTTTTGTATCGATTTTCCCCGTCTTTCGTAATAGTCCCTTCAAACCCTTCATACCATGGATCCATGGGCTCTGTCCTCTCATCATTGAGTAGACGCTCTACGTTGGAGATAACATCTTTGAGTTTATAATTTGGGATGAAGGTACTCCAACCACTTGCAATCCCTCTGCATCCATTAACTAGTACCATAGGAACAATGGGATAATACCTACAAGCATTAACATGTAGTAGATgagattaaaaacaataacagaCGAAGTTAAACTagtttaacaaacaaaaataattacgGCGTGGGCTCTGTATTCTTCCTATCTTCAACGTTCAAGCTGCCAGTGAGTGCATCAGCATACTTATCGTCCTCCTTGGGAAACAATATCCTTGTTTCTGGAGAAAGCTTAGTGCGAAGGTATCTTGGATCTGCAGCATCTTGTCCACCCTACATGTCCACAATCATGTTCAGAGACAAGCGTATAGATCAACAAGGAGATGAATAACTTGTTCTATTGGCTATACATACCGCAATCCGTGTACCAAATTGACCAAGAGATTGAAGCAATGGCAAGTTGTTACTACCAACATGATGCTGCGCCATCTTGATGATTGTATTGTTGAGGGCTTTTTCACTGTGATAATAATCACAGTGCGTCAATACAAGAGCAGAGACTTGGGAGACCTTGATGTCCTCGTTGGAACTCCTCTTAAGCAAGCAATGAAGTATCTTTCTCTGTCCGGGTTTGAGACCATCAAGCATTGAGGGTACTGACCGTTTCATATTAGCCATGAAGAATGATGCAAGGTCTTTTTCAATGAAATCTGTGAACGTAATTTGCCTTGCTTCAGTCTCGTGATGATGAGAGTTAGGCtgcacaggaaaaaaaaaagaaataacatcAGAAGGCCAAATATAGTGAGCAAAgaacagatatatatatatatatatccttacATCAAAGTTCTCAAGCATTTCTTTTCGGTATTTACTATTCCCATTAAAAGCACCATCTATTGCTACTCCGTGGTCTTTATCGTCGTCGCACACAAAAACCCTTTTGTGATTATCAATGTGTTTGAAGTATTCGCAGCCCTCCTCAGAGG
It includes:
- the LOC106321157 gene encoding DNA topoisomerase 2-like, encoding MSSENSMNANKNFNKEASPQSKTKKLKKKLGPQWTKDELERFYEAYQKHGRDWKKVAASVENNRSVDMVEALFSMNQPYLSLPEASVDGLAAIMTAHYSLFEETESKGEGHDASGWLDSLLCKEKLTGFILCKDETSYTTTDSLRYKHVMIMTDQDEDGVHIKGLLINFFHHNWPQLLKLNPPFLSEFRTPIVKVKNRNGVEAKSFYSMAEYSEWKEQEADNLSKWETTHYKGLGTHTSEEGCEYFKHIDNHKRVFVCDDDKDHGVAIDGAFNGNSKYRKEMLENFDPNSHHHETEARQITFTDFIEKDLASFFMANMKRSVPSMLDGLKPGQRKILHCLLKRSSNEDIKVSQVSALVLTHCDYYHSEKALNNTIIKMAQHHVGSNNLPLLQSLGQFGTRIAGGQDAADPRYLRTKLSPETRILFPKEDDKYADALTGSLNVEDRKNTEPTPYYPIVPMVLVNGCRGIASGWSTFIPNYKLKDVISNVERLLNDERTEPMDPWYEGFEGTITKDGENRYKTFGRLEESSGNAETRLVTELPIEVWTNNYVSSLDKGKENRGKVSAFIENYLDRSNDTTVSIQIELKKTEKKMTPEEEKEILGLTTMLSTGNMYLFDENDMIKKYESPQEIIEDFYKSRLKAYNKRKKHMLMELEEELKKLQCRVAFVTDVMNGEFKFDIKRSRAQLYEEVKGKYEATGRGLTDYSFLLDLSFLSCSKETLQDLQDARENVNRKIIEVETLTPKAIWKSELQKLRDVTEISMSSKLKRTRSPGSTSSEKERKR